The Impatiens glandulifera chromosome 8, dImpGla2.1, whole genome shotgun sequence genome includes a window with the following:
- the LOC124911868 gene encoding BTB/POZ domain and ankyrin repeat-containing protein NPR1-like produces the protein MDSTEPSSSISFTSSPHYLSNGGSISSETGNSNLETISLTNLSSHLEQLMMTDYTDADIIVDGISVGVHRCVLAARSKYFNEHFKKKDNGMVEDMSKHGKPNYSMNDLLLPYGRVGYDVFLIFLSYIYTGQLKPFPVEVSTCVDHLCPHDSCRPAIDVIVELMYASSVFQIPDLASSSQIRLFNFVSKANVEDIIPVLLVAYHCQSNELVSQCIQRIVGSDLDRISLEKELPIEIADEIRLLRQKSKSESEENSDSLQEKQIRRIHKALDSDDVELMKLLLKESNVTLDEACALHYAASYCDPKVVSEILSLGLADVNLRNARGYTVLHAAAMRKEPSVIVSLLTKGARGSDLTFDGRSSVSICRRLTRPKDYLAKTEQGKETNKDRICVDLLEKEIRSNPMMAPSSPIVADDLHMKLIYLENRVAFARLFFPIEAKLAMEIAHAETTSEFSNGNSREVDLNETPIMKNKRLLSRIETLSKTVEMGRHYFTHCSKVLDDFMEDDLPDLFYLEKGTQQEQKIKRARYMELKDDVQKAFTKDKAQLRRNVNSKSRRLS, from the exons ATGGATTCGACTGAACCGTCATCATCGATAAGTTTTACTTCATCTCCTCATTATTTATCAAATGGAGGATCAATTAGCTCCGAAACTGGTAATTCCAATCTAGAAACCATAAGTCTAACAAATCTCAGCTCTCATCTAGAACAGTTAATGATGACGGATTACACTGATGCTGATATCATCGTCGATGGAATCTCCGTAGGAGTTCATCGATGCGTATTAGCAGCTAGGAGTAAATATTTCAATGAACATTTCAAGAAGAAAGATAACGGAATGGTTGAGGATATGAGTAAACATGGAAAACCTAATTACTCCATGAATGATTTGTTGTTACCTTATGGTAGAGTTGGATATGATGTATTTCTTATCTTCTTAAGTTATATCTATACTGGACAACTGAAGCCCTTTCCTGTTGAGGTATCAACTTGTGTTGATCATTTGTGTCCTCATGATTCGTGTAGACCTGCAATTGATGTTATTGTTGAATTGATGTATGCTTCATCAGTTTTCCAAATTCCTGATTTGGCATCGTCTTCTCAG ATTCGTCTTTTCAATTTCGTTAGCAAGGCTAATGTGGAAGATATCATACCGGTTCTTCTCGTTGCTTACCATTGTCAATCAAATGAACTTGTTTCTCAATGTATCCAAAGAATTGTTGGATCAGATCTTGACAGAATTTCTCTCGAGAAAGAGCTTCCTATTGAAATCGCTGATGAAATAAGATTACTGCGTCAAAAATCCAAATCTGAATCGGAGGAGAATTCAGATTCATTACAGGAAAAGCAAATCAGAAGAATACACAAAGCACTGGATTCAGATGATGTCGAGTTGATGAAACTTCTATTGAAGGAATCTAATGTAACCTTAGACGAAGCCTGTGCTCTTCATTATGCTGCATCATACTGCGATCCTAAGGTTGTATCGGAGATTCTTAGTTTAGGTTTGGCCGATGTTAATCTTAGAAACGCTAGGGGTTATACAGTTCTTCATGCTGCAGCAATGCGAAAGGAACCTTCTGTAATTGTATCGCTGTTGACGAAAGGAGCTCGAGGTTCTGACCTGACGTTTGATGGAAGGAGCAGTGTTAGTATTTGCAGGAGACTAACTAGGCCGAAGGATTATCTAGCGAAAACAGAACAAGGAAAGGAAACTAACAAAGATCGCATCTGCGTTGATCTCTTGGAGAAGGAGATACGCAGTAATCCGATGATGGCTCCTTCGTCGCCAATTGTAGCAGATGATCTGCACATGAAGCTGATATATCTTGAAAACAGAg TTGCATTTGCGCGATTATTCTTCCCAATCGAGGCGAAGTTAGCCATGGAGATAGCTCACGCAGAGACAACATCAGAGTTTTCAAATGGTAACTCAAGGGAGGTTGATCTAAATGAAACACCCATTATGAAGAACAAGAGACTTCTATCAAGAATAGAAACTCTATCAAAAACAG TGGAAATGGGTCGGCATTATTTCACACATTGCTCGAAAGTGTTGGATGACTTCATGGAAGATGACCTTCCGGATCTGTTTTATCTTGAGAAAGGGACTCAACAAGAGCAGAAAATCAAGAGGGCGCGATACATGGAACTTAAAGACGATGTTCAAAAGGCCTTTACAAAGGATAAGGCTCAACTCCGACGTAATGTAAATTCTAAATCTCGGAGATTGTCTTGA
- the LOC124912442 gene encoding U-box domain-containing protein 54-like, with protein MAMKRVSEIEEENINTRERTPALAPVKEDDDVVYVVISGEEKGGNRSMDALLWTLKNEVAEIFLVHVFPEIRFIPTPLGKLPINQANPEQKQILMEQERNKRREYLFKFLNLCSESKVKVDTILIESDMEAKAILDLIPILNIKKLILGSPTKSSLKKLIKLRRKENGVADKVFDKAPHFCQVKIICQGKEISKSIG; from the exons ATGGCGATGAAGAGAGTGAGCGAAATAGAGGAAGAGAATATTAATACTAGAGAGAGAACGCCGGCGTTGGCACCGGTGAAGGAGGACGACGACGTCGTTTATGTGGTAATCTCCGGCGAAGAAAAGGGCGGTAATAGAAGCATGGACGCTCTGCTATGGACACTGAAGAATGAAGTTGCAGAGATCTTTCTAGTTCATGTCTTCCCTGAGATCCGTTTCATTCCGACTCCAT TGGGAAAGCTTCCAATAAATCAGGCAAATCCCGAGCAGAAGCAAATTCTCATGGAACAAGAACGAAATAAAAGACGCGAATATCTTTTTAAGTTTCTTAACTTATGTTCTGAATCAAag GTTAAAGTGGACACGATCCTGATAGAAAGCGATATGGAGGCTAAGGCAATACTCGATTTGATTCCCATTCTCAACATTAAAAAGCTCATCTTGGGCTCCCCAACCAAATCCTCCCTCAA AAAACTGATCAAGCTGAGAAGGAAAGAAAATGGGGTGGCTGATAAAGTATTTGACAAGGCACCACATTTCTGTCAAGTGAAAATCATCTGCCAGGGTAAAGAAATCTCCAAGTCTATAGGATAA
- the LOC124912416 gene encoding protein PYRICULARIA ORYZAE RESISTANCE 21-like isoform X2 — translation MAPEKATDMVLKVDLKCPCCYKKIKKVLGQFPLSNQVFDEKHDTVYITVVVCCNPEEIRNKIAKKGGKTIKSIEIKEAPKPKPATDKPKEESNKPKGDDKPKPDKPKEVAVPVHVPVPAPVLVQAPAVMPPAAMMVQAPMGYPYYMPDYGGYHSGPVEPSYNQGYWKPVPVSDNYGYYGYDHGAYRGSGYNNEENQSGCTIM, via the exons ATGGCACCAGAGAAG GCTACAGATATGGTTCTCAAAGTCGACTTGAAGTGCCCATGTTGCTACAAGAAGATCAAGAAAGTTCTCGGCCAATTTCCTC TAAGCAATCAGGTATTCGACGAAAAACATGACACAGTATACATAACCGTAGTAGTATGTTGCAATCCAGAGGAGATTCGCAACAAGATAGCTAAGAAAGGAGGAAAAACCATAAAGAGTATTGAGATCAAAGAAGCCCCAAAGCCTAAACCTGCCACCGATAAGCCAAAAGAAGAGTCCAATAAGCCCAAAGGAGATGACAAACCAAAACCCGATAAGCCTAAAGAAGTTGCAGTTCCAGTTCATGTTCCTGTTCCAGCTCCAGTTCTAGTTCAAGCTCCTGCAGTGATGCCTCCTGCTGCTATGATGGTTCAAGCTCCAATGGGATACCCTTATTACATGCCTGATTATGGAGGGTATCATTCAGGACCTGTGGAGCCAAGTTATAATCAAGGGTATTGGAAGCCAGTGCCTGTTAGTGATAACTATGGTTACTATGGTTATGATCATGGGGCTTATAGAGGATCGGGCTATAATAATGAAGAAAATCAATCTGGCTGCACAATCATGTGA
- the LOC124912416 gene encoding protein PYRICULARIA ORYZAE RESISTANCE 21-like isoform X1 — translation MAPEKATDMVLKVDLKCPCCYKKIKKVLGQFPQVSNQVFDEKHDTVYITVVVCCNPEEIRNKIAKKGGKTIKSIEIKEAPKPKPATDKPKEESNKPKGDDKPKPDKPKEVAVPVHVPVPAPVLVQAPAVMPPAAMMVQAPMGYPYYMPDYGGYHSGPVEPSYNQGYWKPVPVSDNYGYYGYDHGAYRGSGYNNEENQSGCTIM, via the exons ATGGCACCAGAGAAG GCTACAGATATGGTTCTCAAAGTCGACTTGAAGTGCCCATGTTGCTACAAGAAGATCAAGAAAGTTCTCGGCCAATTTCCTC AAGTAAGCAATCAGGTATTCGACGAAAAACATGACACAGTATACATAACCGTAGTAGTATGTTGCAATCCAGAGGAGATTCGCAACAAGATAGCTAAGAAAGGAGGAAAAACCATAAAGAGTATTGAGATCAAAGAAGCCCCAAAGCCTAAACCTGCCACCGATAAGCCAAAAGAAGAGTCCAATAAGCCCAAAGGAGATGACAAACCAAAACCCGATAAGCCTAAAGAAGTTGCAGTTCCAGTTCATGTTCCTGTTCCAGCTCCAGTTCTAGTTCAAGCTCCTGCAGTGATGCCTCCTGCTGCTATGATGGTTCAAGCTCCAATGGGATACCCTTATTACATGCCTGATTATGGAGGGTATCATTCAGGACCTGTGGAGCCAAGTTATAATCAAGGGTATTGGAAGCCAGTGCCTGTTAGTGATAACTATGGTTACTATGGTTATGATCATGGGGCTTATAGAGGATCGGGCTATAATAATGAAGAAAATCAATCTGGCTGCACAATCATGTGA